One Rhea pennata isolate bPtePen1 chromosome 3, bPtePen1.pri, whole genome shotgun sequence DNA segment encodes these proteins:
- the FUT9 gene encoding 4-galactosyl-N-acetylglucosaminide 3-alpha-L-fucosyltransferase 9 isoform X2, which translates to MTSTSKGIFRPFLIIFIVLGCFMAFLLIYIKPTNSWISGPIESASSVLKMKNFFSSKTDNFNETTILIWVWPFGQTFDLTSCQAMFNIHGCHLTIDRSLYNRSHAVLIHHRDISWDLTNLPQQARPPFQKWIWMNLESPTHTPQKSGIEHLFNLTLTYRRDSDIQVPYGFMMVGTSSFTLEVPSKENLVCWVVSNWNPEHARVKYYNELSKYIEIHTYGQAFGDYVNDKNLIPTISTCKFYLSFENSIHKDYITEKLYNALLAGSVPVVLGPSRENYENYIPADSFIHVEDFLSPRELAEYLLMLDKNNKMYLSYFNWKKDFSVHLPRFWESHACLACDHVKRHQEYKSIGNLEKWFWN; encoded by the coding sequence ATGACATCGACATCTAAAGGAATTTTCCGGCCATTTTTGATTATCTTCATTGTCCTTGGTTGTTTCATGgcatttttacttatttatatcAAACCAACAAACAGCTGGATCTCTGGTCCTATAGAATCAGCCAgctcagttttgaaaatgaagaacttcttttcttccaaaactgataattttaatgaaacaacTATTTTGATCTGGGTTTGGCCGTTCGGTCAGACATTTGATCTAACCTCCTGCCAAGCGATGTTCAACATTCATGGGTGCCATCTGACTATTGACCGTTCACTATACAACAGATCCCACGCCGTTCTCATTCACCACAGGGACATCAGCTGGGATCTAACTAACTTACCTCAGCAAGCCAGGCCACCATTCCAGAAATGGATTTGGATGAATTTGGAGTCTCCCACTCATACTCCACAAAAAAGTGGCATTGAACATCTCTTTAACCTGACCCTGACTTATCGGCGTGATTCAGATATTCAGGTGCCTTATGGCTTCATGATGGTTGGTACAAGTTCCTTTACACTTGAAGTGCCAAGTAAAGAAAACTTGGTGTGTTGGGTTGTAAGTAACTGGAACCCTGAACATGCTCGAGTCAAGTATTACAATGAGCTTAGCAAATATATTGAAATCCATACCTACGGACAAGCCTTTGGAGACTATGTCAATGATAAAAACTTGATTCCAACTATCTCCACTTGTAAATTCTacctttcatttgaaaattcaaTTCACAAAGATTACATTACTGAAAAACTTTACAATGCTCTTCTGGCTGGATCAGTACCAGTTGTACTGGGCCCTTCCAGAGAAAACTATGAGAATTACATTCCAGCAGACTCTTTCATACATGTTGAAGATTTCCTCTCCCCAAGAGAGCTGGCAGAATATCTTCTGATGCTTGACAAAAATAACAAGATGTACCTTAGCTATTTCAACTGGAAGAAGGATTTCTCCGTGCATCTTCCTAGGTTCTGGGAATCACACGCATGTCTTGCTTGTGATCATGTGAAAAGACATCAAGAATATAAGTCCATtggaaatttagaaaaatggttttggaattaa
- the FUT9 gene encoding 4-galactosyl-N-acetylglucosaminide 3-alpha-L-fucosyltransferase 9 isoform X1: MNAYIEDIISATLKQIMTSTSKGIFRPFLIIFIVLGCFMAFLLIYIKPTNSWISGPIESASSVLKMKNFFSSKTDNFNETTILIWVWPFGQTFDLTSCQAMFNIHGCHLTIDRSLYNRSHAVLIHHRDISWDLTNLPQQARPPFQKWIWMNLESPTHTPQKSGIEHLFNLTLTYRRDSDIQVPYGFMMVGTSSFTLEVPSKENLVCWVVSNWNPEHARVKYYNELSKYIEIHTYGQAFGDYVNDKNLIPTISTCKFYLSFENSIHKDYITEKLYNALLAGSVPVVLGPSRENYENYIPADSFIHVEDFLSPRELAEYLLMLDKNNKMYLSYFNWKKDFSVHLPRFWESHACLACDHVKRHQEYKSIGNLEKWFWN, from the coding sequence aACAAATTATGACATCGACATCTAAAGGAATTTTCCGGCCATTTTTGATTATCTTCATTGTCCTTGGTTGTTTCATGgcatttttacttatttatatcAAACCAACAAACAGCTGGATCTCTGGTCCTATAGAATCAGCCAgctcagttttgaaaatgaagaacttcttttcttccaaaactgataattttaatgaaacaacTATTTTGATCTGGGTTTGGCCGTTCGGTCAGACATTTGATCTAACCTCCTGCCAAGCGATGTTCAACATTCATGGGTGCCATCTGACTATTGACCGTTCACTATACAACAGATCCCACGCCGTTCTCATTCACCACAGGGACATCAGCTGGGATCTAACTAACTTACCTCAGCAAGCCAGGCCACCATTCCAGAAATGGATTTGGATGAATTTGGAGTCTCCCACTCATACTCCACAAAAAAGTGGCATTGAACATCTCTTTAACCTGACCCTGACTTATCGGCGTGATTCAGATATTCAGGTGCCTTATGGCTTCATGATGGTTGGTACAAGTTCCTTTACACTTGAAGTGCCAAGTAAAGAAAACTTGGTGTGTTGGGTTGTAAGTAACTGGAACCCTGAACATGCTCGAGTCAAGTATTACAATGAGCTTAGCAAATATATTGAAATCCATACCTACGGACAAGCCTTTGGAGACTATGTCAATGATAAAAACTTGATTCCAACTATCTCCACTTGTAAATTCTacctttcatttgaaaattcaaTTCACAAAGATTACATTACTGAAAAACTTTACAATGCTCTTCTGGCTGGATCAGTACCAGTTGTACTGGGCCCTTCCAGAGAAAACTATGAGAATTACATTCCAGCAGACTCTTTCATACATGTTGAAGATTTCCTCTCCCCAAGAGAGCTGGCAGAATATCTTCTGATGCTTGACAAAAATAACAAGATGTACCTTAGCTATTTCAACTGGAAGAAGGATTTCTCCGTGCATCTTCCTAGGTTCTGGGAATCACACGCATGTCTTGCTTGTGATCATGTGAAAAGACATCAAGAATATAAGTCCATtggaaatttagaaaaatggttttggaattaa